In Cupriavidus basilensis, the following proteins share a genomic window:
- a CDS encoding ABC transporter ATP-binding protein yields the protein MHEPTTITLRHCGKTFADGTLALQPLDLDIGAGETVVLLGPSGCGKTTTLRIIAGLEFPDAGGVVMFGDNDVTPLPIEQRGVGMVFQSYALFPNMTVAENIAYGLRVRRIDAAARRRRVDEMLAMMHLGPFAERRIDQLSGGQRQRVALARAIAVQPRVLLLDEPLTALDAKLRDALRADINQLLRSLHITAVYVTHDQAEAMALGDRIIVMDRGRIAQTGTPQQIYRAPANAFVADFIGTMNRLPAVLEADAWRVPGGLVPRHGTAASLAAAPSPRAELLFRPEDVALAQAEDAHLGGSVVTALFLGNYTRLLVDVGAPAPLVVDTTRRDGWLAGDRVGLRLDTGHLITLPEALAA from the coding sequence ATGCATGAACCGACCACCATCACGCTGCGCCACTGCGGCAAGACCTTCGCCGACGGCACGCTGGCGCTGCAACCGCTCGACCTCGACATCGGCGCAGGCGAAACCGTGGTGCTGCTCGGCCCCTCGGGCTGCGGCAAGACCACCACACTGCGCATCATCGCCGGGCTGGAGTTCCCCGACGCCGGCGGCGTAGTCATGTTTGGCGATAACGATGTGACGCCGCTGCCGATCGAGCAGCGCGGCGTGGGCATGGTGTTCCAGAGCTACGCACTGTTCCCCAACATGACCGTGGCGGAGAACATCGCCTACGGCCTGCGCGTGCGCCGCATCGACGCGGCCGCGCGCCGCCGCCGGGTGGACGAGATGCTCGCCATGATGCACCTGGGGCCGTTTGCCGAGCGGCGCATCGACCAGCTCTCCGGCGGCCAGCGCCAGCGCGTGGCGCTGGCCCGCGCCATTGCCGTGCAGCCGCGCGTGCTGCTGCTCGATGAGCCGCTGACCGCGCTGGACGCAAAGCTGCGCGACGCCTTGCGCGCCGACATCAACCAGTTGCTGCGCAGCCTGCATATCACCGCCGTCTACGTCACCCACGACCAGGCCGAGGCGATGGCGCTGGGCGACCGCATCATCGTGATGGACCGTGGCCGCATCGCGCAGACCGGCACGCCGCAGCAGATCTACCGCGCGCCGGCCAATGCCTTCGTGGCGGATTTCATCGGCACCATGAACCGCCTGCCGGCCGTGCTGGAGGCCGATGCCTGGCGCGTGCCGGGCGGCCTGGTGCCACGCCATGGCACCGCCGCAAGCCTCGCCGCCGCGCCCTCGCCGCGCGCCGAACTGCTGTTCCGCCCCGAAGACGTGGCGCTGGCACAGGCCGAGGATGCCCACCTGGGCGGCTCAGTCGTCACCGCGCTGTTCCTGGGCAACTACACACGCTTGCTGGTCGACGTGGGCGCGCCGGCGCCGCTTGTCGTCGACACCACCCGGCGCGATGGCTGGCTCGCGGGCGACCGCGTGGGCCTGCGCCTCGATACCGGCCACCTGATCACGCTCCCCGAAGCGCTCGCCGCATGA
- a CDS encoding ABC transporter permease: MTSSRRGNAYWLQLALTLLVCLFMVVPVVLSVLAGLTNNIFVGVSSGLTTRWLVEVWALYRNTIFLSLGIALACLACTLVLGVPAAYYMALRRGRVTRLIEELLMLPVAVPGLATALGLILLYGGWQAFRTSWLFILVGHVLFTLPFMVRSVLAIMSAIDIRTLEDAAASLGANRMQRFFTVVLPNCRQGILAGALMVVTLSVGEFNLTWMLHTPTTQTLPVGLADSYASMRLEIGSAYTIVFFFMIIPLLVLMQGLSALGARARKHQPLADGADASTIPGTDPLSTSEARHA, encoded by the coding sequence ATGACGTCTTCCCGCCGCGGCAATGCCTACTGGCTGCAGCTCGCGCTTACCCTTCTGGTGTGCCTGTTCATGGTGGTGCCGGTGGTGCTGTCTGTGCTCGCCGGCCTCACCAACAACATCTTTGTCGGCGTGTCCAGCGGCCTCACCACGCGCTGGCTGGTAGAGGTGTGGGCGCTCTACCGCAACACCATCTTCCTGTCGCTGGGCATTGCCCTGGCGTGCCTGGCTTGCACCCTGGTGCTGGGCGTGCCCGCGGCCTACTACATGGCGCTGCGGCGCGGGCGCGTGACGCGCCTGATCGAGGAGCTGCTGATGCTGCCGGTGGCGGTGCCCGGGCTGGCCACCGCGCTTGGGCTGATCCTGCTCTATGGCGGCTGGCAGGCATTTCGCACGAGCTGGCTGTTTATCCTCGTGGGCCACGTGCTGTTTACGTTGCCGTTCATGGTGCGCTCGGTACTGGCCATCATGTCGGCCATCGATATCCGCACGCTGGAGGACGCTGCCGCCAGCCTGGGCGCAAACCGCATGCAGCGCTTCTTTACCGTGGTGCTGCCGAACTGCCGCCAGGGCATCCTGGCCGGGGCGCTGATGGTGGTAACGCTGTCGGTGGGGGAGTTCAACCTGACCTGGATGCTGCATACACCCACCACGCAGACGCTGCCCGTGGGGCTGGCCGACAGCTACGCCTCGATGCGCCTGGAGATCGGCTCGGCCTACACCATCGTGTTTTTCTTCATGATCATCCCGCTGCTGGTGCTGATGCAGGGCTTGTCCGCGCTGGGCGCGCGCGCCCGCAAGCACCAGCCGCTTGCCGACGGCGCCGACGCCAGTACGATCCCCGGCACCGATCCGCTCTCCACTTCCGAGGCCCGCCATGCATGA